TTCGAGGTGCTCCATTAAGCGTTTGAACCCGACATTACTCACCACCGACAGGGGCTGGTCATCAAGCACAATAAACTGGGCTATCTTTTCTGTTATGGCCATTGCCGTTTTGCTGTCCCGTGGTAGTTTGTCACGTCTTGCAAAGCTTTCGGCCAGCGTGGGTTGCTGAAGCGAGCCAGAGGTTTGTTGCTTCGCCTTGCTGCTCTCGCGAAAATCCTCATGTtcttttttgtggtgttttttcaaatgtgcgatGAGGTTGCTTGTATTGAACCTTCCTGGTTCTGTCCCTCCACGGGACACTTGCGCCTGACAAATGTTGCATTTAGCGGCAACGTCTTTGTCCGAGTTTAGGTTAAAATACTTCCACACAGCCGACATCACTACACTTTGCTGCAAGCACACGCGTTGTCGTTGTTGTGATCACGTGGGCTGTGCATGCTGGATCAGAGACGCTCTTCTTCCGCGGCCGGCACCAACGTTAATTAAGGGGCATTGCCGCCACCTACTGTGTTGGAGTGTGATTAAACCAGAGTCACCTATTATAGACGTGCTGCAGCGGTAAATGGACAGCTTATATCGGAGCACTTATATCGGAGTTTTTAGATTCAGTCCGATAAAATCCGATATTCACTTTTTTGGCTAATATCGGACTgatttccgatatcaatatcggatcgggacatccctaagtataacccatttatcatgtattatttatagatgtgcccgttactacattacatatatacttacatcatatatatcaaaccctaatggaggtgtttggacgttttcataggcagaattgaacagctcccataggctccgttgtaagcagacttttgatcgcatttatttaatatttagaatgcaaaaataataaaataacatccattgttgtgtctttcataatgattgtgaaagaaaGGCAAAATTCCCACAAAAGTTAAGTTCCCCttaaactttaacaaccatattgctgcaataaaaacatgtaataatcCACCCACATTAACAAGGAGCTGAGTAAAAAAAAGCAGCTGACAGGGAGAGAGAATTCATGTTTGAATAACTTTTAGTGCCAATAAATATCTGCTTATTGTCTAATAATTTGTAtcgaccctgaaaaaaacatTGGTCGATCTCTAGTTTTAAGCTTTGACAGTGTTGATATGATTTGAACAATATTAAGAATGTTTCCAACTTTATACTACATCCACTGACCTCTCCTTTAGGGTAGCGGTAGCGGTACTTGTCCTGGTCCCTCAGCGCAAACTCCAGAGGGTAGTGATCCTGGATCTCCTCGTACATCATCTCCTCACATACGCCCTAAAAGTAGCATCAAACACACTGAGGCTACAATTCAAAACACAAGACGGAGAGCAATTAAAAAGCTCGGCACTCACGGCGTCGATCTCGTTCAGGACCTTCCACTGTTCATAAGGCACACTGAGACCCTCGGCTGTCTGGATGGTCCTCTTCATCTGactggtccacaccttcaggtcaCTGATGCCTTGGGCTTGAATGAATTGGCTCAGCTTCTTGGAAAACTGTCAAAACATGGGTGGAGGAGGAAGATCTGGTTTGACTTTCATCTATGCAGATAAGACATTGCTTTTCATCCTTCAGGTCATGTCAGCCGCACCTCTTTGCCACTTGGCGTAAGGCCAGAGTCTCCTCCAATCCGACCTTTTACATTGAGCTCACTCTCCCCATGGCGGCACAGGTAGATGGAGCGAGGCGTGATGTGGATGTTCATGAGATAATAGACGATCCGACTCTGGATGTGGTCCAACACCCTGTTGACCATGTAGCGCTGACCCACATCCATGATCTTGATGTAGGAGAGATCCCTAAAAGTAGGACCAGAGACCTCAAAATCTACATTCATGAGTGCCTGTATGCTTTAAATACTTTTAATTTAGCAACAATTGTGTTGATGTCTTCCGACATTCACTATCATTTAAAATGTTCAGTTTCACCGCACCTGTCCAAAACCTCATCCAGGGTCTCGTAGGAGTTCTCGTAACACTTGATCCTCTTCATGAAATCCTCCACTGCCTCCTCGGTGTTGCAGTTGGTGTAGTCGGGGCTGCCCAGCTTCACTTGCTAGACAGAAACAACAATGCACTGAAGCCAACTGACAAAGTTATTCAGTCCTAACATCATGTCCTTGATAAGTGCAGGCCGTGTTCAGAAATGTactattaaaattaaataaattacagTTAATCGTTACCGTACTAAAAAGTAATTGAATAACTAACGGAATtattctttaataaatgtaattagtaACTAGGGAAAATAAAtaatgtgtcacttaaaaaataaaaaatatctggcatatgcagttgagatgtttcatgagagcagagtgtgtgcgcCTTTAAAATGGTAGTGCAAGCAGGATTTTAGCTCTTAGCTTTTTGTCCACAAAAGGGGTATTGTAAGATGGCAAGCTTGTCACTtccatcattgatttgttgttcattatcccCTCGTagtagtatgtgtgtgtgcgcgtgtaccacgtttgctgtgtgatgttgcctcctccttgtgatatcaagttaattttagtgtggtgctggttgttACTTTTAATTGGTTAAAAGGGTATTTCCTGCACTTCTGACACTGTCATTTggacatacaaccacatcaaaaCTAGCATGCCATGTTACATCAAATGTATCGGTTGTAACAtacataaaagtaattaattagattagtGTTATACAACGCAATCATTAAGGACACTGACCACAATGTTctcctggatgacatctgggtcTTCACACACAGATTCCACAAAGAACACCTAAAAGAAGACAAGAAAATCAAAGTATGATGcttaatatttgttattattgccAAACACTTCGGTCTGGTATCATTTGTACACTGTAAAAGGTACTAAATGACAGATCTGCAGCGTGCTATTTTTTTGTGAGCATATAGGGAGGTGGCTGGTGGGAGTCCATTGATTGGTCAAATGATCATCATCTATGTGTTGGAATTGAACTGCCATAGTCAGTGAAAAAATGCATCACTATTGAGGTGGTGAGTCTTTGGATATCTTtttaatgcacacacacacacctcatttGTTGTACATTACCTTGGTGTGGTCCTATGTGGAAGTAGACTAGAATAGTGTGTAAATGATGTTCTGATTGTGACACATAAGCACATTTCCTACTTTTTGCAGAGCAGGGGTTTTCAGTATATAAACCGGAGCCATAATTACTGTGGAAAACTTCCACTTCTacttttgtaaaaatgtgtgtgcttAGACCACTTCTCAAGCAAATGATAACTTTATTGCTACGATACATCTGGGCCATCACAAGTAGTTTTGTTGCTACCTGTTCACTCCTGCCTATTGACCTATAATCAGGCATATGGTCTGCCAAAGAATAATACAGGTAttgttagacatattgcatgtttaatttaggagttatgcttgaattgctttttttgcattatctcaggattctaagaacattgctgtcatattgagtaaaaaaaaaactcatttttgtgtttgcaaaccttacaaaagcacatgtttctagtaaaactcacaaaaatacattaatacaggcctTATTAGAGCATGTAtggtttggagttatgcttgaaactaTGTTTTATTGCTTAaaacacattatctcaggattcttagaacattactgtcatattgagtaaaaaaaaatactttttgtgtttgcaaaccttacaaaagcacatgtttctagtaatactcacaaatatacattaatacaggcattatttgacacattgcatttttggtttaggagttatgcttgaataaattttttgtattgcttttttcgcattatcccaggattctaagaacattactgtcatattgagtaaaaaaaaactaatttttgtgtttgcaaaccttacaaaagaacatgtttcgagtaaaactcacaaagatacattaatacaggcattattagacgtaTTGCATATACAGTATGGTTTGGGGTTATGCTTGAAACTAtgttttattgcttcaaacacattttctcaggattctaagaacattactgtcatattgagtaaaaaaacaactactttttgtgtttgcaaaccgtacaaaagcacatgtttctagtaatactcacaaagatacattaatacaggcattattagacatattgcatttttggtttaggagttatgcttgaataaattttttgtattgcttttttcgcattttctcaggattcttaGAACATTAGTCacattgagcaaaaaaaaaaattgttgtgtttgcaaaccttacaaaagcacatgtttctagtaatactcacaaagatacattaatacaggcattattagacatattgcatttttggtttaggagttatgtttgaataaattttttgtattgcttttttcgcattatctcaggattcttagaacattactgtcatattgagtaaaaaacacatttttgtgtttgaaaaccttacaaaagcacatgtttctagtaaaactcacaaagatactttaatACAGGCCTTATTATAGCATGTAtggtttggagttatgcttgaaactatgttttattgcttcaaacacattttctcaggattctaagaacattactgtcatattgagtaaaaaaacaactactttttgtgtttgcaaaccttacaaaagcacatgtttctagtaatactcacaaagatacattaatacaggcattattagacatattgcatttttggtttaggagttatgcttgaatacattttttgtattgcttttttcgcattttctcaggattcttaGAACATTAGTCacattgagcaaaaaaaaaaatggttgtgtttgcaaaccttacaaaagcacatgtttctagtaatactcacaaagatacattaatacaggcattattagacatattgcatttttggtttaggagttacgtttgaatacattttttgtattgcttttttcgcattatctcaggattcttagaacattactgtcatattgagtaaaaaacacatttttgtgtttgcaaaccttacaaaagcacatgtttctagtaaaactcacaaagatactttaatACAGGCCTTATTATAGCATGTAtggtttggagttatgcttgaaactaTGTTTTATTGCTTAaaacacattatctcaggattttaagaacattactgtcatattgagtaaaaaaaaactactttttgtgtttgcaaaccttacaaaagcacatgtttctagtaaaactcacaaagatacattaatacaggcattattagacacattgcatgtttggtttaagagttatgcttgaatacattttttgtattgcttttttcgcattatctcaggattctaagaacattactgtcatattgagtaaaaaaaacctcatttttgtgtttgcaaaccttacaaaagcacatgtttctagtaatactcacaaagatacattaatacaggcattattagacatattgcatttttggtttaggagttatgtttgaataaattttttgtattgcttttttcgcattatctcaggattcttagaacattactgtcattgagtaaaaaacacatttttgtgtttgcaaaccttacaaaagcacatgtttctagtaaaactcacaaagatactttaatACAGGCCTTATTATAGCATGTAtggtttggagttatgcttgaaactaTGTTTTATTGCTTAaaacacattatctcaggattttaagaacattactgtcatattgagtaaaaaaaaccctactttttgtgtttgcaaaccttacaaaagcacatgtttctagtaaaactcacaaagatacattaatacaggcattattagacacattgcatgtttggtttaagagttatgcttgaatacattttttgtattgcttttttcgcattatctcaggattctaagaacattactgtcatattgagtaaaaaaaaacctcatttttgtgtttgcaaaccttacaaaagcacatgtttctagtaaaactcgcaaagatacattaatacaaggATTATTAAACATATTGCATGTACAGTATGGTTTGGGGTTATGCTTGAAACTAtgttttattgcttcaaacacattatctcaggattctaagaacattactgtcatattgagtaaaaaaaacctgaaaatacggtatagccctgacttttgacataaaaaaataaataaattaaaatgagcGACACAAGAAAGTTTGTACTTCTAAACATATTTGTTCTTGACTTACTTTTTGCAAATGCATTCTGGACAAATATGCAAAATTGTTACAATAACAACTCTCCACTAATTCAATGCATTTTTCCAACTACGCATATCCAGAATACCTTAAAGTCATTCTGCTCTGCAAACTGGATGATAGTTTTCCTCCTTTCCCTTGTTGTGTTTGTGGCATCAAAAACCTGCGTAGGAGGAAGACAACGTCTGAGGACCGCAGACCGGGTTTAAGACACTTTTAGCCCAGCGTCGGACTTACCGCCACTTGGCCTCCTTCTTCTGTTAGGTATTGTCGCACGTCGTTCAAAGCTGTCGAAGCACATTGCCTGCAAACATCCCACGTAAATTGTACAAATAAGCATCACATACTTCAAGGGACTCTTACCTTCTGATCTTCAGGCCTTCCTCGTTGTCTGGACGGAAGAACTCAAAGGACTTATAGATCTTCACACACTCTCTCCTGTATTGTCCTACATTGAACTCTGGACGAAACGGAGGCCAGGGACAGAAGGATGACAAATCAATGTAACATTTTGCATTAGTGCAATTATCTTCTATTCAGGCGCAACATTCATGACATTGAACaactaaaaaaaagaagtacctcTGGTGGGAACCCCAATCCAGTTCAGATAGCGGGTCAACTTCTTGGAGATGTAAGTCTTCCCCCTGGCAGGAAGGCCCACCGTCACTATCAGTGTAGGACAGTTGGTCATACACACTGCAAAGGAAGGAGGACAGCGTGATTACcccatttatggatttttcttcccaaacggccataatgtttaattcagcaaatagttttcatattacacctagagacactgaaaaggtgtgttattgtttgtgctattgcgccatcttttggacgagttttctCAGTGCAgatgctgcgggttgaaaatgtagttcttgtttgtgcCTCGAAATAATTATTCATTCAAGCAAcgtgtgtaagttttacaatataactttaAAAACTCTTACttgctaaaccgtcccatgtgtgatgcatAGTCTCATGCATATTAgtacgtgctatcataacgtaataaagctagcgttgttagcattagctaatatgctaacacaattTTACAATCGTCTGTGTTAGGATTGTAAACTTACATTCTGTTTGTAATGttgcagttttgtaaattcaccgaaACGACACCGtatagttattgagtctgtttagctgagtgGAAAGCTAACTTCAacagcttgtgggtccatgacgatgacttccgttttatttgatcagccct
The DNA window shown above is from Nerophis lumbriciformis linkage group LG38, RoL_Nlum_v2.1, whole genome shotgun sequence and carries:
- the pfkfb4a gene encoding 6-phosphofructo-2-kinase/fructose-2,6-bisphosphatase 4a isoform X1, with translation MKPRSPSEQHHGKRARLPPAAASNGMEDNKPSTLRELTQNPLKKIWMPCKNGLPERHISQRKVCMTNCPTLIVTVGLPARGKTYISKKLTRYLNWIGVPTREFNVGQYRRECVKIYKSFEFFRPDNEEGLKIRRQCASTALNDVRQYLTEEGGQVAVFDATNTTRERRKTIIQFAEQNDFKVFFVESVCEDPDVIQENIVQVKLGSPDYTNCNTEEAVEDFMKRIKCYENSYETLDEVLDRDLSYIKIMDVGQRYMVNRVLDHIQSRIVYYLMNIHITPRSIYLCRHGESELNVKGRIGGDSGLTPSGKEFSKKLSQFIQAQGISDLKVWTSQMKRTIQTAEGLSVPYEQWKVLNEIDAGVCEEMMYEEIQDHYPLEFALRDQDKYRYRYPKGESYEDLVQRLEPVIMELERQENVLVICHQAVMRCLLAYFLDKTAEELPYLMCPLHTVLKLTPVAYGCKVESISLNVDAVNTHRKKPENVEVSRMSEEALLTVPAHQ
- the pfkfb4a gene encoding 6-phosphofructo-2-kinase/fructose-2,6-bisphosphatase 4a isoform X3, with the translated sequence MRGCSGRAKHAQIQGKAVCMTNCPTLIVTVGLPARGKTYISKKLTRYLNWIGVPTREFNVGQYRRECVKIYKSFEFFRPDNEEGLKIRRQCASTALNDVRQYLTEEGGQVAVFDATNTTRERRKTIIQFAEQNDFKVFFVESVCEDPDVIQENIVQVKLGSPDYTNCNTEEAVEDFMKRIKCYENSYETLDEVLDRDLSYIKIMDVGQRYMVNRVLDHIQSRIVYYLMNIHITPRSIYLCRHGESELNVKGRIGGDSGLTPSGKEFSKKLSQFIQAQGISDLKVWTSQMKRTIQTAEGLSVPYEQWKVLNEIDAGVCEEMMYEEIQDHYPLEFALRDQDKYRYRYPKGESYEDLVQRLEPVIMELERQENVLVICHQAVMRCLLAYFLDKTAEELPYLMCPLHTVLKLTPVAYGCKVESISLNVDAVNTHRKKPENVEVSRMSEEALLTVPAHQ
- the pfkfb4a gene encoding 6-phosphofructo-2-kinase/fructose-2,6-bisphosphatase 4a isoform X2 — protein: MKPRSPSEQHHGKRARLPPAAASNGMEDNKPSTLRELTQNPLKKIWMPCKNGLPERHISQRKVCMTNCPTLIVTVGLPARGKTYISKKLTRYLNWIGVPTREFNVGQYRRECVKIYKSFEFFRPDNEEGLKIRRQCASTALNDVRQYLTEEGGQVAVFDATNTTRERRKTIIQFAEQNDFKVFFVESVCEDPDVIQENIVQVKLGSPDYTNCNTEEAVEDFMKRIKCYENSYETLDEVLDRDLSYIKIMDVGQRYMVNRVLDHIQSRIVYYLMNIHITPRSIYLCRHGESELNVKGRIGGDSGLTPSGKEFSKKLSQFIQAQGISDLKVWTSQMKRTIQTAEGLSVPYEQWKVLNEIDAGVCEEMMYEEIQDHYPLEFALRDQDKYRYRYPKGESYEDLVQRLEPVIMELERQENVLVICHQAVMRCLLAYFLDKTAEELPYLMCPLHTVLKLTPVAYGCKVESISLNVDAVNTHRKKPENVNIHRTSQDALQTVPAHL